A region from the Acomys russatus chromosome 24, mAcoRus1.1, whole genome shotgun sequence genome encodes:
- the LOC127207735 gene encoding olfactory receptor 5AS1-like, whose product MQPANYTRPTEFIFIGFTDYLPLRFMLFLVFLVVYTLTVVGNMGLIILVSIDLSLQTPMYHFLSNLSFLDLSYSTAIAPKMLVDFLVSTKSISFYGCAIQMFFFACFADAECLILAAMAYDRYAAICNPLLYSTLVSRRVCFSLVVLAYFSGSVTSLVHVSLTFMLPYCGSNVVNHFFCDIPPLLALSCADTHVNELLLFALCGTIQTSTFLVILISYFCILITVLSIKSSGGRSKTFSTCASHLMAVILFYGTLLFMYLRPTTSYSPNTDKIVALFYTVVFPMLNPIIYSFRNKDVKNALKRLSERKRIFK is encoded by the coding sequence ATGCAGCCTGCGAACTATACGAGGCCAACTGAGTTTATATTTATCGGATTCACAGATTATCTGCCATTAAGATTCATGCTGTTCTTGGTGTTTCTTGTAGTGTATACATTAACTGTGGTGGGAAATATGGGCTTAATTATCCTAGTTAGTATTGATTTAAGCCTTCAAACTCCCATGTACCACTTTCTTAGCAATCTCTCTTTCTTAGATCTCAGCTATTCTACAGCCATTGCTCCAAAAATGCTGGTAGACTTCTTAGTCTCCACGAAGAGCATTTCTTTCTATGGATGTGCTATACAGATGTTCTTCTTTGCATGCTTTGCAGATGCGGAGTGCCTTATCCTGGCTGCAATGGCTTATGACCGCTATGCAGCAATTTGTAACCCACTGCTTTACTCTACACTGGTGTCTCGAAGGGTCTGCTTCAGCCTCGTTGTGTTGGCCTATTTCAGTGGAAGTGTGACCTCACTGGTGCATGTGTCCCTCACATTTATGCTTCCATACTGTGGCTCCAATGTTGTCAACCACTTTTTTTGTGATATCCCACCTCTGCTTGCTTTATCATGTGCAGATACTCATGTTAATGAGCTTCTGCTCTTTGCCTTATGTGGCACAATTCAGACCAGCACCTTTCTGGTGatacttatttcttatttctgcaTCCTTATAACCGTTTTGAGCATCAagtcctcaggaggcaggagcaaaaCCTTCTCCACTTGTGCATCCCATCTCATGGCTGTGATTTTGTTTTATGGAACACTCCTGTTTATGTACTTGCGTCCTACCACCAGCTACTCCCCCAACACCGATAAGATAGTTGCTCTGTTTTACACTGTTGTCTTTCCAATGCTGAATCCAATTATTTACAGCTTCAGAAACAAGGATGTGAAAAATGCACTCAAAAGATTATCTGAAAGAAAGCGGATCTTCAAATAA